A region from the Palaemon carinicauda isolate YSFRI2023 chromosome 16, ASM3689809v2, whole genome shotgun sequence genome encodes:
- the LOC137655060 gene encoding uncharacterized protein has product MERGVKRSHWEVYEEESRDSQEDTETAIKRAKKNFNAVIDKYVLLAHGLPLKENEEWELESDDDDDDGGGGSSLVPMSVDDCIGKEIEKTLLKRKRELGFNDGDVLEEALSEELSMEEDWNYEGVNLIFKIPVSKRRKVELGNVKEINTEDHRIQKKSYNLRPKNKVNANKRKAGRPRKLEEENKKRKVGRPRKAEGENEKRKVGRPRKAEGENEKRKVGGRPRKAEGENEKRKVGRPRKAEGENEKRKVGRPRKAEGENEKRKVGRPRKAEGEHEKRKVGRPRKAEGENEKRKVGRPRKAEGENEKRKVGRPRKAEGENEKRKVGRPRKAEGENEKRKVGRPRKAEGEKEKRKVGRPRKAEGEKEKRKVGRPRKAEGEKEKRKVGRPRKAEGENKKRKVGRPRKLKEVKKRRKVGWPRNWEEAHK; this is encoded by the coding sequence GAGGTGTATGAAGAAGAATCAAGGGACAGTCAAGAAGATACTGAAACAGCAATCAAGAGGGCAAAAAAGAATTTTAATGCCGTTATAGACAAGTACGTATTGCTGGCACATGGCTTACCattgaaagaaaatgaagaatggGAACTtgaatctgatgatgatgatgatgatggtggtggtggtagtagtctAGTACCAATGTCCGTAGATGATTGTATTGGGAAAGAAATAGAGAAGACCTTATTAAAGAGAAAAAGGGAGCTAGGGTTCAATGATGGCGATGTACTAGAAGAGGCTTTGAGTGAAGAATTGAGCATGGAGGAAGATTGGAATTATGAGGGTGTAAACTTAATATTTAAGATTCCTGTAAGTAAGAGAAGGAAGGTAGAACTAGGAAATGTTAAAGAAATCAACACGGAAGATCatagaatacaaaaaaaatcttacaatttaAGACCCAAAAATAAGGTTAATGCAAATAAGAGGAAAGCTGGGCGGCCAAGAAAGCTGGAAGAggagaataagaagagaaaagttGGCCGTCCGAGGAAGGCGGAAGGGGAGAATGAGAAGAGAAAAGTTGGCCGTCCGAGGAAGGCGGAAGGGGAGAATGAGAAGAGAAAAGTTGGCGGCCGTCCGAGGAAGGCGGAAGGGGAGAATGAGAAGAGAAAAGTTGGCCGTCCGAGGAAGGCGGAAGGGGAGAATGAGAAGAGAAAAGTTGGCCGTCCGAGGAAGGCGGAAGGGGAGAATGAGAAGAGAAAAGTTGGCCGTCCGAGGAAGGCGGAAGGGGAGCATGAGAAGAGAAAAGTTGGCCGTCCGAGGAAGGCGGAAGGGGAGAATGAGAAGAGAAAAGTTGGCCGACCGAGGAAGGCGGAAGGGGAGAATGAGAAGAGAAAAGTTGGCCGACCGAGGAAGGCGGAAGGGGAGAATGAGAAGAGAAAAGTTGGCCGACCGAGGAAGGCGGAAGGGGAGAATGAGAAGAGAAAAGTTGGCCGTCCGAGGAAGGCGGAAGGGGAGAAGGAGAAGAGAAAAGTTGGCCGTCCGAGGAAGGCGGAAGGGGAGAAGGAGAAGAGAAAAGTTGGCCGTCCGAGGAAGGCGGAAGGGGAGAAGGAGAAGAGAAAAGTTGGCCGGCCGAGGAAGGCGGAAGGggagaataagaagagaaaagttGGCCGGCCAAGAAAGTTAAAAGAGGTGAAGAAGAGGAGAAAAGTGGGGTGGCCAAGAAATTGGGAAGAGGCGCATAAGTAA